A stretch of DNA from Sugiyamaella lignohabitans strain CBS 10342 chromosome B, complete sequence:
tcgcgaagcgggcacaaccagggtctggggcggagccccagcccccgGAGGCATCACCACCCCCTTCAACCGGACCTCTTCTATACATAGAAGTTGTCTGCAAGACCCGAACCAGGTGGCTACATCCCCTACCCTAGATTTGGACACTTGTGGGTTTGGGCACGTCTATTTTTTGATCGAAGAAACGTAACGTACCTTTTTTAGCAGTAAACCAATTTGTCTCTTGTGCTTTATTTGTTCCagtggatttttttttcttgtcttcGTCACTAATATATTCTCTTGagggctttttttttcagaatACTAGTTTGATTTCcatttcattttgtttattagtAAAGGAAGACATTTGTTTTATAGTTTGTCTTTGCTGGTTAAATATCTCGGTGTCAAACGGGTTTGTGAGAATATTGGCTTGAATTTGGATAACGTGAATAATACTGAGTTTGAATATTAAAACTAATTGAACTGAggttgaaatttttttgttttttgatttgatttgatttgattgatttgacttgattggtttttttgctattttttgatttattttttctttgttggttgttaatatttttttcagttgactAGAAAAAGTATTATATACATACATTTAAACCTACATCGATCCACTAGTTGACAGACAGAATCTATCTTTGTTGTCAAACTGATTTCTAttgtcttgtttttgtGAAGTCAGTTACGATATCTACTAGTCTTTTTTTGGTTATTACCAGCTCTGATTCCAGATCACTTACTCGCCACTTCGTTACATGGGATTTTGCGAATTGAAAAGTATTCATTCCCTTAAAACCTGATTTTTTGcgtttgatttgtttgctTTGTGTTGTGTACTTCTCTGTTTCTAGTTTTGCTACCTTTGGTTtcaggagttttttttatttgttttgttgaacATCTgtcttgatttgttttcgtggtaatttattattttcttcgtGCTTTCACTAAGGACATTATTTTGTATATACAAGTGATCGTGGTGTGCTGATTCTTctgatttatttgatttttttttccctgGTTTAACTTCTCGCCGTTATTATTGCATCCGTCATGTCGTTTTCTTATGATTATTCAGAGGCccaagctcaacaacagcagcagcaacaatcACAGCCTCAAGCTGCTGATATCTCTGTTTCCAACTCTGGTGAGCCCAAGGTCGAGCCTTCTTCTGTCACTACTGATgctagtgctgctggtactgcCGGTTCTGCATCGTCTGCTACCACTACTGGCGCTGCTGGTTCCGTTGGTTTAGATGCTAATGGAGCTGGTTCTGTTGTTCCCCCTGGTACTTCGACTTCTCCTGCTCTTGTTGCTGGCTCACCCCctactgcttcttctgataGCAAGTCTACTCTCTGGATGGGCGAACTTGAGCCTTGGTACGATGAGAATGCTATTGGTAAGATCTGGCAAAACTTTGGTGAAAATGTGACTGTCAAGCTGATCCGTGATAAATACTCTGGTGTCAATGCTGGCTACTGTTTTGTTGACTTTGGCACTCCTCAAGCAGCTGCCAAGGCTCTTAGTCTTAATGGCCAGCCTATCCCAAACAGTCAACGCGTGTTCCGATTGAACTGGGCCTCTGGTGGAGGTTTGATTGATAAGCGCGATGACCGGGGCCCCGAGTTCTCGATTTTTGTTGGCGATTTGTCTCCCGAAGTCACTGAATTCAACCTTTTACAATTGTTTCAATCGCGCTATTCGTCTTGTAAATCGGCCAAAATTATGACCGACCCATCGACTAATGCCTCGAGAGGTTACGGTTTTGTTCGTTTTAATGATGAGACTCACATGCAAAGAGCACTTGCTGAGATGCAgggcttcttcttgggCAATAGACCCATTAGAATCTCAACTGCCACCCCCAAGTCGAAACCAGGTCAAAACGGTTTGGTAGGCAACTCTGGTAATGGAGCTGGTCCCAATGTCGGCGGTCCTGGCGGCTTATATCATCAAATGGGCATGGGTGGccctccaccacctgctgGCTACTATGGTACTCCTCAGACACTAAACCAGTTCACGGATCCTAATAACACCactgtttttgttggtggaCTGTCAGGTCATGTTACTGAGGACGAACTCCGCAGATATTTCGCTGGTTTCGGTGATATTACCTATGTTCGTATTCCACCAGGCAAGGGCTGTGGATTTGTTCAGTTTGTCCAGCGCCATTCTGCCGAAGCCGCTATCACTCAGATGCAGGGATATCCTATTGGCAGCTCCCGCGTCCGACTTTCTTGGGGAAGATCTCAAAATGCTGTTGCTAATGCCGGTCTTAACGGCCTTCCGGGCGGTCCTGGCGGTAATAATGGTCCTCCCCCTGGTGCTTACAGACCTGCCCCTCCCCCACCAAATGTGTATCCTCAATTGAACATTCCAGCACAACCTCACTACGGTCCATATGGACCCATAAACCCACATGTGCAGGGACAAGTTGATATCCACggtcagcaacaacagcaacttGGAGGTCCCATTCCTGGTGTCGCTGgcgctgctggtgctgctggtcctgTTCCTGGTGTTGCACAAGTCAATAACGGAGCCGATCCACTGCTCCCACTTGGCCAAGACCCCTCTGAGCCAGTTCCTGTCGCTCGTCTTAACGAGCTCTACCTTGCTGCCCGTGACGGACGTCTGGACAGAATGGACGCTGATGGCCGCGGATACCATGGAGTCTACGCCCAATAAGCgcccaaaaataaaatcggTTTCCTGCCCCATGTGAAgcaattattattattattattttctcaTTGTTCTGGTTTCTACTTTTGTCtcattcttcttttgtatGGTGTTTTTGTTATTGCCGGTATCGTCATCGCACCGACCAGTCCCTTTACCCACTGGTTGGTGACATTTGATCCTTATTTCCATTTTGCTTCTGTTTGTGATGTCTATTTTATTCATCCGGTGCCTCGCATCTGCTCATACGTTTTTGTATACGTTTTGtctatatttatatcaaaCAACAAATTCCTTACTTCTCATCTATTTTATATGggcacctgcctccggcggctggggctccgccccagaccctggttgctcctgctacgCAGGAGTGGCTACAATATGGTGTTATGTTATTACTCGACCGTGGAGGGCCGATCCCTGGTCTGAGAAACTTCGCGATACGAACGAAAATTACAGTGCATTTTCTATAAATTATGAATActcttcgtcaacatcaGCTTGATACAGCTCCTTGTCAGCTTCGGTACCTCCGAGAGCCTTGTAGAGACCACCATATGGATAGTTTCTCTTGACAGCAGGACGCTCGGggtagaagaagaagtagatCATGCCAAAGAAGGAGACAACACCTCCAATAAAGTACAGATTATATCTGACGGCTGTGCTGTCGGGAACCATGTCAAATCTGTCGGGAGACCACACGTCCGTCAGGTCAGATTGGTGATGCAGGGGTTCATTGAATTGTCTTCGCGCTTGCTGGTCGTAGTACTTCTTGTACTGATTTCTGTGGTGGTAATATTCGAATGGCACATCGGGGTAGTCTCCAATCTACAATGTCGTTAGCAACTATTCATCGCGCGCATCACCTTCTGGTACCTTCAAAGGCTTTGACTCATGACTTGACTGACTGTCCAGCTTAATCAGTTCTTCCCACTGTAACATGGAAAGTTAAGCAACACTCGTGCTATTTTCATAAATATCAACTAATTGCCAATTATGGTCTCAAGAACTGGTAGAGTACTACTTACAAGACGGTCGTCACCTTTGGTAGATGCTTGGCGGATCGAAAGAGAAGAGGCACGAAGAACAGGCGAGACCTGTTTCATGGAAGCACTGAGCATTCCATTTAACTGTAATGTCCTTCTGAGCATGATGGTCTTTGTATAAATAGATATTGAAAGGATATGACTCCTGATATATTTCGACGAACTATCAACACTCTTTGATGACCACAGATAATTCAGTTTTTTTGCGCTTCTGTGGTTGGACGGCAGTATATCACACGGCTACTGCCAATAGTGCACCAGCTGCTTTCATCTTTCAGCCTATGCACTATTCTAGCGGGGTGGGAGAACGCGACTAAGTTGGGACATCCGTTTGTAGAATGGGTCGTTGATATCGAATGAAGAGCAATGAACATATCCCTAGTAAAATGTGGCTAAACCTCGATTACGCGATACTATAGCGAACAGTGTGGAATTTCAATTCAGGTATCCAGATCCATTTCTTTGAAGGCATGTACCCTTTTTCCCACTTTTGCATTATTCATTTTCGACACCACATTTTAACCCCGAATATCAACAGATTTGAGTAGAAAACAGCGTGGCAGGCGCGATTTTTTCGATTAGCCTTAGAAATTGTGTGTGAGGAAACTAGACGACTGTATGTTTCCATTGATGTGAATTTTGTAGAATTTCACCTAGATTGGAGACCACTGCGGTGATATTATCCATGTCGTCGCCAGCATCACGGCTTCGAAGGCGTTCTGGAGGTAAGTTATTTTGCAGTGGGAAAAGCAGTAAAATTGAGTTATATTTTCATTCATAGTTGTGAAGGTCTTAGTTACGTAATGTATACTAACTGTTGAGCAGCAGATTCAGACCAACCAAACAAGAGGATCAAAGTTGAAGAGACCGAGAGCCCGTCCCGACATGTTCGTCACTCTTCACGACTACGGACAAATAACATCAGCACTAGGAATGGAACAACCTCAAATGGCATTAATAACGTGGAACACAAACCGACGGTTGATGAAAAGAAACCGCAAGAGTCCTCGTTAAAGTCAACTTCTGATATCGAATCAACGCGTCAATTACTATCCGACATTCATGACCGCCATGATGATCATGTAAGATTATTGTTCCATCTAGAAAAGTTCGTCTCGCTTGTGCATTATGACCCAGAAGTGGCTAAACAGGACCATAGTAATGTTTTTGAAGAATTTCGACTACCCTATGACTTATGGCAGAAGGTTTCAAACTCCCGGGACGGAGGGTCTACTCGACATACTCGAAGGCAGCTCAGACAGATTGCCGATGAAAAAAGTAATGAGAATTCAAAGTCATTGGTCAAGACTGCAATTTCCAACCGATTGAAGACAGCATCAACACAGGTAACTACCCCTACAAAGCTAGTTTCTAAAACTGCTAGTCCAAAGTCCACTCCTAAAAGTACACCAAAGACAGTTGGCAAAGTAACATCCAAGCCAAGTACTATGAAAAAGGGAAAAACTCCGTCGAAGAGTACGCCGAAAGATTCGACAAATGCATCTAGTTCACGAAAGAAGTCTCAAAAGGATAACAATGATGACGAATCACAATCTGAATCGAGCtttgattctgatgatgactCCGAGGTACTCTACAATGATTTTGGAGAGCGTATAAATATCCCTAGTTACGAGTCTGATTTTGCCACTGATGACTTGAGCTCTGGtgacgaagaaaaaatcCCTCGATTGAAATTCAAATTTTCTGTTCCAAATCAGACTGTTACACATCCATCCCATCTTTCTAATCCTAAATTCGGTGGTTCCCTGGAGAAGTATCTAGATTCCTTTATTTCtcttgatgatgatatcacGCTGGAGGAGCGCGATAGTTTTGTTGACGATCAAGTTGAGGTACGGAATCGTATCGAAAGGGCCAAAAAGTCGGGTCTCTTACAAAGGCATACTCATGGTTTAGCAACTAATATAGAGAAGTTTGCCGACCCTCCATCTTTTGACATTTCCAACAACCACCACAGCCATCTAGTATCGCATGCCATTTATTTTGCAAGATTAATGACTGAAGAACGAAAAGCTCACATATCTCGAGCTCGTCGTATAGCGAACATAGTCGATCTTCATTTCAAACGACTATCTGGTGcggaagagaaagaaaggAAGCAATTCGAGAGATCAATGCGTCAACTGGCTCGTAGAACAGGCGCCGAGGTTATGAAGAAGTGGAAAGTTGCGGAAAAGGTAGTACGACAGCGCCGGCAACAGGCCCTGGAAGAGCAGCAAAGAAACGAGGGAAAACTTCAACTGAATCAAATATTGAAGCAGTCTGCCCAGCTACTGGAAGCAAGAACAGAGAAAATGACTGCGAGCGTTAATGTCGATGACTTGTCGGATGCAACCGATGAAAATGAGAGTGCCGGTAGCCTGGCTGACTCTGATGATGAGAGCGATGCTGGAGGCTCCGAGTCGTCGGATAATGATTCCGAAGTCATGTCTAgcagtgatgatgattcgGAAGTAGAGGACGTCGATGACGAAAAACTTACCGTAGAGCAATTGAAGGAGAAGTATTCTAAGCTAAAGTCTGTTACGTTTAATGATTTGGAAAATAAAGTGGATGTCGACATTATTGAATCtgaggacgaagatgaggaggaaaCCGTCGAAATCGATGAAAAGGCCAAGTCTCTTTATGAAGAGGAGCAATCAGGTGACTCAGACGAGAGTGTTGCCATGGATAGCGAATTTGACAgcgatgaagatgattctGACGAGTCTGAAGAAGCAtccgatgaagaagacgagccAGCCTCACTCGCCTCCCTCTTCAATAAACCTCAAAGTAATGATGACAAACAGGTAGAGGCGGACGATGAACAAGATGAGTATAAAGAACCTGAAATTGAGGTGGATATCGAAGCAAACCAAGAAGATCAAGACTCGGATGCTTCTGATAAGTCAATTAAGCATAGCTCTCCAGACACACCCACTTCCACTCCCGAACATGAACACGGTGAGATCGCAGATGGGACTGTGACAACTACGTCACACATACCGACACCGTTTCTTCTTCGTGGCAAGCTTCGTGAATATCAGTCTGATGGTCTGGACTGGTTGGCTGGCTTATACAATACTGATACAAACGGTATTCTAGCAGATGAGATGGGTCTCGGTAAAACAATCCAAACTATTTCCCTTATCTCCTACCTTGCTTGCGAAAAGCACATCTGGGGCCCACACTTGATTGTTGTTCCTACTAGTGTCATGTTAAACTGGGAAATGGAATTTAAACGATTTGCTCCTGGTTTCAAAGTAATGACATATTATGGCAATCCTAACCAACGTAAAGAGAAACGGAAGGGCTGGAATAAAGAGAACACTTGGCATGTTTGCATTACATCATATCAACTGGTACTACAAGATAGAAATGTTTTTAAGAGGAAGAAATGGCATTATATGATTTTGGATGAGGCTCATAACATTAAGAACTTTCGATCCCAGAGGTGGCAAGCTCTGCTCAACTTCAACTCCGAACGTCGCTTATTGTTAACAGGTACCCCATTGCAGAACAACCTTATGGAATTGTGGTCCTTGCTCTATTTCCTAATGCCGTCATCTAAGGGCTCAGCAATGCTTCCGGATGGGTTTGCCAACTTGAAAGATTTCCAAGAATGGTTTGCACGTCCTGTTGATAAGCTCGTCGAAGGTGGGGGTCAAGATGCCGATGACGAGACTCGCGCCACAGTGCTCAAGCTACATCAAATCCTTCGACCGTACTTATTACGGCGTCTCAAAGCAGACGTTGAAAAGCAAATGCCCGCCAAATATGAACACATTGTATACTGTCGTCTATCTAAGCGTCAGCGATATTTGTATGATGATTTCATGTCTCGTGCTCAGACTCGTGAAACACTCTCATCTGGTAATTTCCTCTCTATTATCAACTGTTTAATGCAATTGAGAAAGGTTTGTAATCATCCGGATTTATTTGAGGTACGTCCTATCGTTACTTCATTGGCCATTGGAAAGTCAGTGGTGTCGAACTTTGAACCCTTAGATATTATTGTGAGGAAACGGTTGTTACGAGAGAGCTATGAGGATCATGTCAATCTATTAACATTGAACTTGTTACCAATTAAAAACGAAGGCTCATCATTTGTAGACTGGCAAACAATTCAGCAATTACAAGCATATACGCCAATGGTGAATGAACTTAACGAGCTGGTCACTCAGTTGAAGACCTCACCAGTTCAGCCCAACTATGTCTCGATTGAGGGCAACACGAAGTACCAAGAGTACCGAGCAAAGCAGTCGCGGTGTGATAAGCTACAGCACTCGATCTATCTGAACTTTTTCAGGTGCAGTCGAAAGCCTATCTATGGCAATGATTTGGTGTCTGCTGTGACACTGCAGAACCATAGGCCTCGCCGATCGGGTTTTGATTGGAGGCAGTCGGATGCGCTTAGTGAAATGAAGCTATCATACGAACAAAGAGACGAACAAATGAAAGAAATTATCACTCGTTATGCTTTTGTAACGCCTAAAGTGGTGTGTCTAAATATGACTAGGCTAACTCTTGCACCGGTAGTTGAGGAAATGCAGTCTCCAGAGAATCAACTATTGCTTAGTCGCCAACAAACATTCCATGAAGCGCAAGTTAAGTTATCGATTGCCTTCCCAGATAAGCGACTGCTACAGTACGATTGCGGTAAGCTTCAGCGATTGTCAACGTTGATGCGTGATTTAATCGACGGTGGTCATCGGGCTTTAATTTTTACTCAGATGACAAAGGTATTGGACATTCTCGAGCAGTTTCTCAATATTCATGGCTGGCGATATCTTCGTTTGGACGGTGCTACCAAAGTTGAGCAACGTCAGGTTCTTACCGAAAGATTCAACACAGACGCTCGT
This window harbors:
- the NAM8 gene encoding Nam8p (RNA binding protein, component of the U1 snRNP protein; mutants are defective in meiotic recombination and in formation of viable spores, involved in the formation of DSBs through meiosis-specific splicing of REC107 pre-mRNA; Nam8p regulon embraces the meiotic pre-mRNAs of REC107, HFM1, AMA1 SPO22 and PCH2; the putative RNA binding domains RRM2 and RRM3 are required for Nam8p meiotic function; GO_component: GO:0005685 - U1 snRNP [Evidence IDA] [PMID 9630245]; GO_component: GO:0071004 - U2-type prespliceosome [Evidence IDA] [PMID 16618970]; GO_component: GO:0000243 - commitment complex [Evidence IPI] [PMID 10072386]; GO_component: GO:0005737 - cytoplasm [Evidence IDA] [PMID 23222640]; GO_component: GO:0005739 - mitochondrion [Evidence IEA,IEA]; GO_component: GO:0005634 - nucleus [Evidence IDA] [PMID 23222640]; GO_function: GO:0003723 - RNA binding [Evidence IEA]; GO_function: GO:0003723 - RNA binding [Evidence IPI] [PMID 10072385]; GO_function: GO:0003729 - mRNA binding [Evidence IPI] [PMID 10072386]; GO_function: GO:0003729 - mRNA binding [Evidence IDA] [PMID 23222640]; GO_function: GO:0003676 - nucleic acid binding [Evidence IEA]; GO_function: GO:0000166 - nucleotide binding [Evidence IEA]; GO_process: GO:0006397 - mRNA processing [Evidence IEA]; GO_process: GO:0006376 - mRNA splice site selection [Evidence IMP] [PMID 10072385]; GO_process: GO:0000398 - mRNA splicing, via spliceosome [Evidence IPI] [PMID 10072386]; GO_process: GO:0048026 - positive regulation of mRNA splicing, via spliceosome [Evidence IMP] [PMID 10983980]) — translated: MSFSYDYSEAQAQQQQQQQSQPQAADISVSNSGEPKVEPSSVTTDASAAGTAGSASSATTTGAAGSVGLDANGAGSVVPPGTSTSPALVAGSPPTASSDSKSTLWMGELEPWYDENAIGKIWQNFGENVTVKLIRDKYSGVNAGYCFVDFGTPQAAAKALSLNGQPIPNSQRVFRLNWASGGGLIDKRDDRGPEFSIFVGDLSPEVTEFNLLQLFQSRYSSCKSAKIMTDPSTNASRGYGFVRFNDETHMQRALAEMQGFFLGNRPIRISTATPKSKPGQNGLVGNSGNGAGPNVGGPGGLYHQMGMGGPPPPAGYYGTPQTLNQFTDPNNTTVFVGGLSGHVTEDELRRYFAGFGDITYVRIPPGKGCGFVQFVQRHSAEAAITQMQGYPIGSSRVRLSWGRSQNAVANAGLNGLPGGPGGNNGPPPGAYRPAPPPPNVYPQLNIPAQPHYGPYGPINPHVQGQVDIHGQQQQQLGGPIPGVAGAAGAAGPVPGVAQVNNGADPLLPLGQDPSEPVPVARLNELYLAARDGRLDRMDADGRGYHGVYAQ
- the SWR1 gene encoding chromatin-remodeling protein SWR1, with translation MKKGKTPSKSTPKDSTNASSSRKKSQKDNNDDESQSESSFDSDDDSEVLYNDFGERINIPSYESDFATDDLSSGDEEKIPRLKFKFSVPNQTVTHPSHLSNPKFGGSLEKYLDSFISLDDDITLEERDSFVDDQVEVRNRIERAKKSGLLQRHTHGLATNIEKFADPPSFDISNNHHSHLVSHAIYFARLMTEERKAHISRARRIANIVDLHFKRLSGAEEKERKQFERSMRQLARRTGAEVMKKWKVAEKVVRQRRQQALEEQQRNEGKLQLNQILKQSAQLLEARTEKMTASVNVDDLSDATDENESAGSLADSDDESDAGGSESSDNDSEVMSSSDDDSEVEDVDDEKLTVEQLKEKYSKLKSVTFNDLENKVDVDIIESEDEDEEETVEIDEKAKSLYEEEQSGDSDESVAMDSEFDSDEDDSDESEEASDEEDEPASLASLFNKPQSNDDKQVEADDEQDEYKEPEIEVDIEANQEDQDSDASDKSIKHSSPDTPTSTPEHEHGEIADGTVTTTSHIPTPFLLRGKLREYQSDGLDWLAGLYNTDTNGILADEMGLGKTIQTISLISYLACEKHIWGPHLIVVPTSVMLNWEMEFKRFAPGFKVMTYYGNPNQRKEKRKGWNKENTWHVCITSYQLVLQDRNVFKRKKWHYMILDEAHNIKNFRSQRWQALLNFNSERRLLLTGTPLQNNLMELWSLLYFLMPSSKGSAMLPDGFANLKDFQEWFARPVDKLVEGGGQDADDETRATVLKLHQILRPYLLRRLKADVEKQMPAKYEHIVYCRLSKRQRYLYDDFMSRAQTRETLSSGNFLSIINCLMQLRKVCNHPDLFEVRPIVTSLAIGKSVVSNFEPLDIIVRKRLLRESYEDHVNLLTLNLLPIKNEGSSFVDWQTIQQLQAYTPMVNELNELVTQLKTSPVQPNYVSIEGNTKYQEYRAKQSRCDKLQHSIYLNFFRCSRKPIYGNDLVSAVTLQNHRPRRSGFDWRQSDALSEMKLSYEQRDEQMKEIITRYAFVTPKVVCLNMTRLTLAPVVEEMQSPENQLLLSRQQTFHEAQVKLSIAFPDKRLLQYDCGKLQRLSTLMRDLIDGGHRALIFTQMTKVLDILEQFLNIHGWRYLRLDGATKVEQRQVLTERFNTDARIPVFILSTRSGGLGINLTGADTVIFYDSDWNPSMDKQCQDRCHRIGQTRDVHIYRFVSEYTIESNILRKATQKQILDNVVIQEGDFTTDYFHKMSVKELVGDVAGVDLDHDLAEPPQNSRSLAKALAQAEDADDAVAASVAMREANLDAEDFSERATSTAATPGRSESEQPTGVSEQSVEPPTGASVEPTDGSVEPSVEPDALQSEQEPDLSDSEESDDGIGHIDDYMIKFIEAGYFGD